A single Phragmites australis chromosome 4, lpPhrAust1.1, whole genome shotgun sequence DNA region contains:
- the LOC133914238 gene encoding leucine-rich repeat extensin-like protein 6 has product MTPVSEPSSKRTLRHLFLLCLLLPCLSQPLPAPSPSPTPTPPPSLPLSPFNDRLDAAYIALQAWKHAITEDPKNLTTDWCGPFVCNYTGVFCAAAPDDPHILTVAGVDLNHGRIAGVLPDHLGLLADVALLHLNSNHFHGTLPASMQHMRLLYELDVSNNLLSGAFPSFLTSLPSLKYLDLRFNHFDGQLPDAVFGRQLSLDALFANSNRFNVSLSSQSLTNSTASVIVLANTQLAGCLPPSIGDMADTLVELILLNASISSCIPPEIGKLKKLRVLDLSRNDLAGELPESIGDMESLEVLNVGYNMLSGVVPESICVLPKLKNLTVSGNYFCGEPVSCLHVPLRDDRMNCIPDWPHQRSHEECIAFEHRPPVHCSADGCILPP; this is encoded by the coding sequence ATGACACCCGTCTCAGAGCCAAGTAGCAAGAGAACTCTCCGacacctcttcctcctctgcctcctccttccATGTCTCTCCCAACCTCTCCCTGCTCCTTCCCcctcgccgacgccgacgccgccgccgtccctgCCACTCTCCCCGTTCAACGACCGCCTCGACGCGGCGTACATCGCGCTGCAGGCATGGAAGCACGCCATCACCGAGGACCCTAAGAACCTGACCACCGACTGGTGCGGCCCCTTCGTGTGCAACTACACCGGCGTCTTCTGCGCAGCCGCGCCCGACGACCCGCACATCCTCACCGTTGCCGGCGTGGACCTCAACCACGGTCGCATCGCCGGGGTCCTCCCCGAccacctcggcctcctcgccgaCGTGGCGCTCCTCCACCTCAACTCCAACCACTTCCACGGCACGCTGCCGGCGTCCATGCAGCACATGCGCCTCCTCTACGAACTCGACGTCAGCAACAACCTCCTCTCCGGCGCGTTCCCGTCGTTCCTCACTTCGCTGCCGTCGCTCAAGTACCTCGACCTGCGGTTCAACCACTTCGATGGGCAGCTCCCGGACGCCGTGTTCGGCCGGCAGCTTAGCCTCGACGCGCTCTTTGCCAACAGCAACCGCTTCAACGTGTCCCTTTCGTCGCAGAGCCTCACGAACTCGACGGCGTCGGTGATCGTCCTCGCCAACACCCAGCTCGCCGGCTGCCTGCCGCCAAGCATCGGCGACATGGCCGACACGCTGGTCGAGCTCATCCTCCTCAACGCCAGCATCAGCTCCTGCATCCCGCCGGAGATCGGCAAGCTCAAGAAGCTCAGGGTGCTGGACCTCAGCCGCAACGACCTCGCCGGGGAGCTGCCGGAGAGCATCGGCGACATGGAGAGCCTGGAGGTGCTCAACGTGGGGTACAACATGCTATCCGGCGTGGTGCCAGAGAGCATCTGCGTTTTGCCGAAGCTCAAGAACCTCACCGTCTCCGGCAACTATTTCTGCGGGGAGCCAGTGTCCTGCCTCCACGTGCCCCTGCGCGACGACCGGATGAACTGCATCCCCGACTGGCCCCACCAGCGGTCGCATGAGGAGTGCATCGCCTTCGAGCACCGCCCGCCGGTGCACTGCAGCGCCGACGGCTGCATTCTTCCGCCGTGA